The proteins below come from a single Rosa rugosa chromosome 2, drRosRugo1.1, whole genome shotgun sequence genomic window:
- the LOC133732270 gene encoding GTPase LSG1-2: protein MPPKNEKTKLGRALVRQHNQLIQQTKEKGIMYRKMQKKVLESVTEVSDIDAVIEQADEADRLFSLNNPNPNLLINLDGSEITPPEQRREQQRKEEALHAGSLQVPRRPPWTPEMSVEELDDNERQAFLVWRRSLARLEENDKLVLTPFEKNLDIWRQLWRVVERSDLLVMVVDARDPLFYRCPDLEVYAREVDKHKRTMLLVNKADLLPVSVREKWAKYFRSQEILFVFWSAKAASAAIEGKQLSSPWSTENCQQNSEDPDTKIYGRDELLARLQSEAEEIVKLRRNSGSSGTGSSNIRSQIGSVSPSTSVVVGFVGYPNVGKSSTINALVGQKKTGVTSTPGKTKHFQTLIISDALTLCDCPGLVFPSFSSSRHEMIACGVLPIDRMTEKREAVQVVADRVPRHVIEKVYNIDLPKPKSYELQSRPPLAAELMRAYCASRGYVASSGLPDETRAARQLLRDYIDGKLPHYEMPPGMTDEEDDVGHRHVLSEQHESDSSDTETSPDSDGENVPEIDHVLDDLNSFDIANGLAANKKATVKKLNAPHKQHKKPQRKKDRTWRVGNDGGDGMPVARVSQKPVNTGPVKFE from the exons ACAGAAAGATGCAGAAGAAGGTTCTAGAATCCGTCACGGAGGTCAGCGACATCGACGCCGTAATCGAACAGGCCGACGAGGCCGACCGCCTCTTCTCCCTCAACAACCCTAACCCCAATCTTCTCATCAACCT GGACGGGAGTGAGATAACCCCGCCGGAGCAAAGGAGGGAGCAGCAGAGGAAGGAGGAGGCCTTGCACGCCGGTAGTCTCCAGGTGCCACGTAGGCCGCCGTGGACTCCGGAGATGTCGGTGGAAGAGCTCGATGACAATGAGAGGCAGGCCTTCTTGGTCTGGCGCAGAAGCCTCGCCAGGCTTGAGGAGAATGACAAGCTTGTTCTTACTCCCTTTGAGAAGAACTTGGATATCTGGAGGCAGCTGTGGCGTGTCGTTGAGCGTAGCGATTTG CTTGTGATGGTTGTTGATGCCCGGGATCCTCTGTTCTACCGCTGCCCTGATCTTGAG GTATATGCACGAGAGGTTGACAAGCACAAAAGGACAATGCTTCTTGTTAATAAAGCAGATCTGTTACCTGTATCTGTTAG AGAGAAGTGGGCAAAATATTTCCGTTCCCAAGAGATTCTTTTTGTCTTTTGGTCGGCCAAAGCTGCTTCAGCAGCCATAGAAGGGAAACAACTCAGTTCTCCGTGGAGTACAGAAAATTGCCAGCAGAATTCGGAGGACCCtgatacaaaaatatatgggaGAGATGAGCTTTTGGCTCGTTTACAGTCTGAGGCTGAAGAGATAGTCAAACTTAGAAGGAACTCGGGATCCAGTGGCACAGGCTCATCCAACATTCGTTCGCAAATTGGAAGTGTATCACCTTCAACTAGTGTTGTTGTGGGGTTTGTTGGTTATCCAAATGTTGGGAAAAGCTCAACAATAAATGCCTTGGTAGGCCAGAAGAAGACAGGCGTTACCTCCACTCCAGGGAAGACGAAGCATTTCCAAACATTGATTATATCTGATGCGTTGACACTTTGTGACTGCCCTGGATTAGTGTTTCCATCCTTTTCAAGCTCAAGACATGAGATGATTGCTTGTGGTGTATTGCCAATTGATCGAATGACTGAAAAGAGGGAGGCTGTGCAGGTAGTGGCTGATCGAGTTCCAAGACATGTTATTGAAAAAGTGTACAATATTGATCTGCCAAAACCGAAATCCTACGAATTGCAATCGCGGCCACCTCTGGCAGCTGAGCTTATGAGAGCCTACTGTGCCTCCCGTGGGTATGTTGCCTCAAGTGGGCTGCCTGATGAAACTAGAGCTGCCCGTCAATTGTTGAGGGACTACATTGATGGGAAGCTGCCCCATTATGAAATGCCCCCTGGAATGacagatgaagaagatgatgtggGACACAGACACGTCTTGTCCGAACAGCATGAATCAGATTCATCTGATACGGAAACCTCTCCAGATTCTGATGGTGAAAATGTGCCAGAGATTGATCATGTCCTGGATGACCTCAATTCATTTGACATAGCCAATGGGCTCGCTGCCAATAAGAAAGCAACTGTCAAGAAGCTCAATGCACCTCATAAACAACACAAGAAGCCTCAGAGGAAAAAAGATCGCACATGGAGGGTAGGGAATGATGGTGGTGATGGAATGCCGGTAGCAAGAGTCTCTCAGAAACCAGTAAACACAGGTCCTGTTAAGTTCGAATAG